CTTCCTCTGGTCGCTGCCGGTGGCCCCGGGCGCGTGCGAGGCCATCAACAAGCATGAGTCCATCCTGCGCGCGCGCGCCGTCGTGGCGTTCCACACCGGCAACTTCCGCGACCTCTACCACATCCTGGAGAACCACAAGTTCACCAAGGACTCCCACGGCAAACTTCAGGCCATGTGGCTGGAGGCGCACTACCAGGAGGCCGAGAAGCTCCGCGGGCGCCCGCTGGGACCGGTCGATAAGTACCGGGTGCGGAAGAAGTTTCCGCTGCCCAGGACCATCTGGGACGGGGAGCAGAAGACGCACTGTTTCAAGGAGCGCACGCGGAGCCTGTTACGGGAGTGGTACCTCCAGGACCCCTATCCCAACCCCAGCAAGAAAAGGGAACTGGCGCAAGCCACCGGACTCACTCCTACACAGGTCGGGAACTGGTTTAAAAACCGGAGGCAACGGGACAGAGCCGCGGCGGCCAAAAACCGGTGAGCATaaaacaatcaatcaatcaatcaatcaatcaatcaatcaaacaaacagacaaaaacaaaacaaaaacaaaaccaaaccagacAGAAAACGCGGAAACGGCGACGACGCAGCCTTACGGGCGGAGCCCTGCACACGCTTCGCCATTATCGCAAAAAATCTTTCCAAAATAACGAGCTGTTATTTACTGCCTTATTTCTGGTGAAAACGCGGTTCTGTACGAGAGAAAATGTCGTGGACGCATCCTGAACTTTTCTTTATTACACACAGCGCAATAAAATGCTCTGTCACACGCCTGAAATGTTTTGTTaactgcaatatatatatatatataagtattaCTATAGTGAGCGAATAAGTAGTAATAGTAAAAGTATAGTAAAGCTAGTTAGAATAGTGACAAtgattaaattgtttttttttttgcaaacgtatatatatattaaacctGACATTACAATATCTGACAAAATAGATAtggtaatgtaaatgtttttaaaatttcaatatttaaagatatgtacaaaaaaagctATATGTGCAATATAAACATGGGTTAGTAGACACTttactataatataatatatataatatataatatatataatataataaatatagaaaatcATTCTGCGTTTATCTGGTTCGATAAATCGCTTTCGGTTTTTGCAGAATACAAAGATAATAAAAGATTTGCGCGTCTCTGTTGATGCGTGCGTGTTATGGTCTGAAGAGTGACAGGAACGGATTGCGTGTGAAAGTGTCGCATGTCGCCGTGCATGCTCGCTGTAagtgggtgctgtgtgtgtaaaccaTTCAGCGCGGCTCTAATCGTCACGCCGTTTTCTCGCTTTCTCTGCTCCAGGCTCCAGCACCAAGCAATAGGACAGAACGGTATGCGGTCCCTTTCAGAGTCCGGCTGCACCCCGCACAGCTCGGCCGAGTCGCCCTCCACCGCGGCCAGCCCCACCACCAGCGTGTCCAGCATGACAGAACGCGTGGACACGGGCACGTCCATCCTGTCCGTGACCTCCAGTGACTCCGAGTGCGACGTATgatacaaaaaaagagagaatattTACGGGGGAATCGGACCTGAAAAGCACCAACGACCACAGCGAAACgaaactatgaaaaaaaaatatcgaggaagagaaaaggaccaattgaaataataataagaaaaaataagaaaaaagcaCGTCTTTTTTTCCCAAGCGCTTTTAATGGACCCACGTCTCCCCCTGACCCACTCACTACTTGCATGATCTATTTTTTGTATACGGGTGTGGGGGGAACGTACCCTGTGTTCAACCTTTTTACAAGGACCACCGCGAAGAGGGAATTACCACCGTTTCTGTCGcctttttcatttgttattattaatattattattaataatggtgattattattattattattgttattcttttcctttctgttcATCAGACAATCATCTCCGAGTCGTAAGCACCTTTCCCCAACACTGTCACTGCCTGTGTGGGGTCCTGGTCACACGTGGAAAACTGtatgagattttttatttttatttccagatTTTATATTGAATTGTGTATATCTTTATTCTTCCTCCCACTCTGTAATATATGTGTAGAAATATGCCTGTATATAATATTGCTCCGCCGTCGCCATCCCTCTTTTTCTATCCTTCACTTTCTTGACTTGGTGTTCCTGCAGAAAAGAGAGTGTTTGTCAGGCGTTTTGTTGGTTCGTTTTTCTACTCCTAAGGACACTAGACCAACTTGTGTTATCAGTCATAAATTTATGCAAAGCAAaggtaatataaaaaaagaataagaatatGGAATATCCTTCATCGACAGTCTATATTTCCCCGTGCTTCGCTCCAAGCGCttaatattaaatgtttctttcttCCGTGTTTATGTTAATGtataaatttctaaaaaaaaaaaaaatcaaatacagTATTCAattttgttacatttctgtagtaagtctctctttctctcccattCCTCcgtcacacaaaacacaaaaagcctccactcacacatgcacacgagTGGGTGCGAGGAAAAGTCACTGTAACAGCACAGAAGTTTAAAAAGCATCACCCACTCGCACACATGAAGATATTTAGTAACGAGGAGCTCTGGGTGTGAATAAAACACGGTGACCTGTGGAACGGCGGGGTCGGGATCGATCCCCCGCgagcgcgggcgcgcgcgccaCCTGTCCGTGATTGGCGCGCGCTCATCGGTAGCTGATCTGCATTTAAGCCCCTTTTCATCTGTTAAGTCGGCCTGCGGAGAGCAGATACGGGACTTATCTTCACCGCTCGCCGTGCGGAGTCCCTTCGGGTTCCGAGCCCGACGCGACACGGCCGGTCCAGTGTCTGACCGGCATCCCGGGACAATGCGCCCAATGGGGGACATCTCTCGTGTGAATACACGCAGAAAATACACGCGAATGTGAGACAAGTGCGACGACAATGaagtgacatgttttttttttttcgttttctcccctctcctccaATCTAAACTACGCGTGTTGTCCAAGAACGCCAGAATGGCCGGTTTGTCCCTTTCTGGTGGCGCGGAGGTGCCCTGCgtggtctttttctctccctctcttatTTCATCGGTTAACTGAGCACAACTTCTCTATTCATGTGTATTCATGCAGCTCTGAAAGAGCCGCAGCTCCCCGTGACCCGGATTCAGGCCGCCATAGCGCGGAGCCTTCTGCTGCTGCCTGTCCCCATTCTTCCTGGGATTTCATATTCCTCACCCCCTGTCTGCTCAACGGCACACCACAAAGCCCAATCAAACTTTTACGTTTCACTCTTTTTATTGATCTGGTCGTTTCTCGAAATAAATATTTCCCAACAACTCTCCACTAATTTGCTGACCAAATTaagatataaacacacacacaaacacacacacacacacacacacacacacatacacatgtattaATTGTGTAACTCGCTGTGCTGAACCTTTAGCCCAATCCCAACTTTTTTTAACCGAAAAACGTCTTTTACAATTACAGAGGGGAAAAAGCTGTCTAACATTGCTAATCTAACATTGGCCTACCTCGTGAGGGCTGCGAGGAAGAAGAAAACACATCTTCACTCTGAAACCTGGGGATTTAAAACTGTAATTCCATTAAATAGTCATTGCGGGGTCACGAGAGTGTATGATACAGGATCAGTGGTGGAAAAGGCGGCCGTTTGAACTTTCATTTGGAGTCATGGGCAGATGGGATCACAGGCTTTCTGGGCCGCTGGCCGCTGTAAGACTGGTGAGTGTGGGGGAGAACGCTTTCATGCAGATTAGTACAATTCCACCTCGCCTCCTCACACTGGAAATAACACGA
Above is a genomic segment from Denticeps clupeoides chromosome 8, fDenClu1.1, whole genome shotgun sequence containing:
- the six3a gene encoding homeobox protein SIX3a, which produces MVFRSPLELYPSHFFLPNFADRPLLVASGAPSARSPEDLSMFQLPTLNFSPEQVASVCETLEETGDIERLGRFLWSLPVAPGACEAINKHESILRARAVVAFHTGNFRDLYHILENHKFTKDSHGKLQAMWLEAHYQEAEKLRGRPLGPVDKYRVRKKFPLPRTIWDGEQKTHCFKERTRSLLREWYLQDPYPNPSKKRELAQATGLTPTQVGNWFKNRRQRDRAAAAKNRLQHQAIGQNGMRSLSESGCTPHSSAESPSTAASPTTSVSSMTERVDTGTSILSVTSSDSECDV